The Peribacillus sp. FSL E2-0218 genome contains a region encoding:
- a CDS encoding MarR family transcriptional regulator codes for METENQKLMRSAQLLRSFWNVQKNIMRIVQKTAVEYGLSVPQYSILMTIILYKEMTQKNVGEKTFLPKSTLSQSVDGLVRAGLLHREPVEGNRREIQLTITEKGKNLLKTIHLHEGSIHQSFQAVVERLTEEQFEGLIGTHLQITNDLEAQAIEQGECSK; via the coding sequence TTGGAGACTGAAAATCAAAAATTGATGCGTTCCGCACAACTTTTACGTTCATTTTGGAATGTGCAGAAAAATATCATGCGAATCGTCCAAAAAACAGCAGTAGAATACGGATTATCCGTTCCGCAATATTCTATTTTGATGACCATTATCCTTTACAAAGAGATGACGCAAAAAAATGTTGGGGAGAAAACCTTTCTTCCAAAAAGCACACTAAGCCAATCGGTCGATGGTCTTGTACGTGCAGGCCTGCTCCATCGTGAGCCAGTGGAGGGGAACCGTCGTGAGATTCAGCTGACCATCACCGAAAAAGGAAAAAATCTATTGAAAACGATTCATTTGCATGAAGGCAGCATTCACCAATCCTTTCAAGCGGTCGTTGAAAGGCTCACTGAAGAACAATTTGAAGGATTGATTGGGACACATCTTCAAATTACAAATGATTTAGAAGCGCAAGCAATAGAACAAGGAGAGTGTTCAAAATG